A single region of the Helicobacter colisuis genome encodes:
- a CDS encoding response regulator transcription factor, with product MSAKILLLEDDMALQEIIAECLSEEGYEVVCCNDGIEASNKAYEENFDCLLLDVMVPNINGFETLKNIRKSGKQTPAIFITALNSIKDLEVGFKSGCDDYLRKPFELSELLLRLEALLKRSNRINLYDFENGYSFDCKEGILYFEGKPYRLSNKERELLKILLVNENHFVPLEEIFNTLWDYGEEPSELSLRVYIKNLRQIVGKDNILTRRGEGYCYRKSIQ from the coding sequence ATGAGCGCAAAAATATTGCTATTAGAAGATGATATGGCATTACAAGAAATTATTGCGGAATGCCTTAGTGAAGAGGGCTATGAAGTAGTTTGTTGTAATGATGGGATAGAAGCATCTAATAAAGCATATGAAGAAAATTTTGATTGTTTATTGCTTGATGTGATGGTCCCCAATATAAATGGATTTGAAACCCTAAAAAATATTCGCAAAAGTGGCAAACAAACACCTGCGATCTTTATTACCGCCTTAAATAGCATTAAAGATTTGGAAGTGGGTTTTAAAAGCGGTTGTGATGATTATTTGCGCAAACCCTTTGAACTTTCAGAATTGCTTTTGCGCTTAGAAGCATTGCTTAAGCGGAGTAATCGTATTAATTTATATGACTTTGAAAATGGTTATAGCTTTGATTGCAAAGAAGGAATTTTATATTTCGAGGGAAAACCTTATAGATTATCTAACAAAGAGCGAGAATTACTCAAAATCCTTTTGGTTAATGAAAATCACTTTGTCCCATTAGAAGAAATTTTTAATACCCTTTGGGACTATGGAGAAGAACCAAGCGAACTTAGTTTGCGTGTGTATATCAAAAATTTACGACAAATTGTAGGAAAAGATAATATTCTTACGCGCAGGGGCGAAGGGTATTGCTATAGAAAGTCTATCCAATGA